One stretch of Streptomyces sp. 135 DNA includes these proteins:
- a CDS encoding MBL fold metallo-hydrolase has product MPVEVTWWGHATCTVEDSGVRVLTDPLFARRLAHLRRRRGALPPPGAAVADVVLISHLHADHLHVPSLARLAPGTRALVPRGTARSVPGLARRLPQLRFTEVAPGDEIPVGDVVVRAVPALHDGRRLPVGPRLSPALGYVISGEARTYFAGDTGLFDSMAAEVGDVDVALLPVGGWGPYLGHGHLDAGRAAEALARIAPSSAIPVHYGTYWPIGMDAVRPHEFHAPGLEFVRQAARLAPAVAVHRLLHGESVRPKAAR; this is encoded by the coding sequence GTGCCCGTCGAGGTCACATGGTGGGGTCACGCCACTTGCACGGTCGAGGACTCGGGCGTCCGCGTACTCACCGACCCCCTCTTCGCCCGCCGGCTCGCGCATCTGCGGCGCCGCAGGGGTGCGTTGCCGCCGCCCGGCGCCGCCGTCGCCGACGTCGTGCTGATCTCGCATCTGCACGCCGATCACCTGCACGTCCCCTCGCTCGCCCGGCTCGCCCCCGGCACCCGCGCCCTGGTCCCGCGCGGCACGGCGCGCTCAGTGCCCGGTCTCGCCCGCAGGCTGCCCCAGCTGCGGTTCACCGAGGTCGCGCCGGGTGACGAGATCCCGGTCGGCGACGTCGTCGTGCGGGCGGTGCCGGCGCTGCACGACGGGCGACGGCTCCCGGTCGGCCCGCGGCTCTCCCCGGCCCTCGGCTATGTGATCAGCGGCGAGGCGCGCACCTACTTCGCGGGCGACACCGGGCTCTTCGACTCGATGGCCGCGGAGGTCGGGGACGTGGACGTGGCGCTGCTGCCGGTCGGCGGCTGGGGCCCCTACCTGGGGCACGGGCATCTGGACGCGGGGCGCGCCGCCGAGGCGCTCGCCCGGATCGCGCCGAGCAGCGCGATCCCGGTGCACTACGGCACGTACTGGCCGATCGGCATGGACGCGGTGCGCCCGCACGAATTCCACGCGCCCGGCCTGGAGTTCGTGCGCCAGGCGGCCCGTCTCGCACCCGCGGTGGCCGTGCACCGGCTCCTGCACGGCGAGAGCGTGCGGCCGAAGGCGGCCCGGTGA
- a CDS encoding OsmC family protein yields MATTRSAHTVWEGSLMEGSGTVTFDSSGIGEQAVSWPARAEQANGKTSPEELIAAAHSSCFSMALSHGLTGAGTPPSRLTTSADVTFQPGTGITGIHLTVEGTVPGIDEDTFVAAAEDAKANCPVSQALTGTTITLTAKLA; encoded by the coding sequence GTGGCAACCACGCGCTCCGCGCACACGGTCTGGGAAGGCTCTCTGATGGAGGGCTCGGGCACCGTCACCTTCGACTCCTCGGGCATCGGGGAGCAGGCGGTGTCCTGGCCCGCCCGCGCCGAGCAGGCGAACGGCAAGACCAGCCCGGAGGAGCTGATCGCCGCCGCCCACTCCAGCTGCTTCTCCATGGCCCTGTCGCACGGCCTCACCGGCGCCGGCACCCCGCCGAGCCGCCTCACCACCTCGGCCGACGTCACCTTCCAGCCGGGCACGGGCATCACCGGCATCCACCTCACGGTCGAGGGCACCGTGCCGGGCATCGACGAGGACACCTTCGTCGCCGCCGCCGAGGACGCCAAGGCCAACTGCCCGGTGAGCCAGGCGCTGACGGGTACGACGATCACGCTCACGGCCAAGCTGGCCTGA
- a CDS encoding CHAT domain-containing protein, whose translation MGQRERLLAAVMSGVERAGDRRDLSHALDPAALTAARDLAAFAAEGDLEAAHALAWLHYLRSQALPRARAEREWKEAVRLFGQCFVVAEETVPESLRPAVAERAVPDLMDLLTRSFTTTDPALLDTTVDLARRIERRLPEGHPRHAHTLSLLCAALDTRFARGGDLTDADEAVRAGRAAVRATPDGRPQRAGYLSNLCAALLNRSKRTGDLRDMDEAVATGRAAARGGGEDDSERARYLTNLGAALRARFQRAGEPGDIDEAVEASRAAASAARADDPRRGLFLTNLAVALQSRFQRTGTLTDVHEAVEASRAAVRTGPRSAGFLSNLCLVLLDRFNRTGMLADVDEAVEAGRAAVRAAPDGHPDQAVSLTGLSSALRFRFQGTGMLADVDEAVEAGRAAVRATPDRHPERAARLAGLGACLRMRFERTGDPGDVHEAVEAGRAVLRIVPDGHPQRAAYLAEFAVASQLRFERGGALGDLDEAVEASRAAGRLTPDGHPRTMHLVSLCIALRTRFERGGDPRDLDEAVEAGRAARRVMPADHPQRAGALMNLASALRLRFERTGAAADSAEERSVWEGAAESAAAPPWIRIRAARGAARLAASSDPGRAAAFLERAVLTLPQVAPRRLRRGDQQHALGTDAVDLAADAAALALTAPGGTASQRAARALRLVEAGRAVLLSQALDTRDDLSELHVRHPELASRFVVLRDLLDREQTAAEEAAAGAGHERHRLAAELEELMDRIRTLEGFTGFGLPPTLDALLSEAAHGPVVTYNISRYRSDALLLTGEGITSCPLPLLTEKALYTQLETFHQALGEVTAPDGDRIAAQRSLRGVLEWLWEAAAEPVLSALAATSDMAARARPGELPRVWWAPGGLLGLLPLHAAGFHTDQGDAARRRTVLDRVISSYTPTVRALRHARRSRLLPSPADEPRSLIIAMPNTPGLSPLAHAAEEARRIHPLLPRPVHLTAPGPTADGAPPPPSRGTPTTDTVLACLPQYAVAHFACHAESDHTDPAQSRLLLNDHATTPLTVAALARMDLTHAQLAYLSACSTADPGSFDLLDEAIHLTSAFQLAGFPHVIGTLWPVSDRLAADIAESFYTHLTPDPPGGTLTPARSATALHHTIRAIRDRYPATPSLWAGHLHAGA comes from the coding sequence ATGGGACAGCGCGAAAGGCTGCTGGCAGCGGTCATGAGCGGCGTGGAACGGGCGGGCGACAGGCGGGACCTGTCCCACGCCCTGGATCCGGCCGCGCTGACCGCCGCGCGCGATCTGGCGGCGTTCGCCGCCGAGGGCGACCTGGAAGCCGCGCACGCCTTGGCCTGGCTGCATTACCTGCGCTCCCAGGCACTCCCGCGGGCGCGGGCCGAACGGGAGTGGAAAGAGGCGGTCCGCCTCTTCGGGCAGTGCTTCGTCGTGGCGGAGGAAACCGTACCGGAGTCCCTGCGCCCGGCCGTCGCCGAGCGGGCGGTCCCCGACCTGATGGACCTGCTCACCCGCTCGTTCACCACCACCGATCCGGCACTCCTGGACACCACCGTGGACCTGGCACGACGTATCGAGCGCAGGCTGCCCGAAGGCCATCCGCGCCACGCGCACACCCTTTCCCTCCTCTGCGCCGCCCTGGACACACGGTTCGCGCGTGGCGGGGACCTGACGGACGCGGACGAGGCGGTGCGGGCGGGCCGTGCCGCCGTCCGGGCCACCCCTGACGGCCGGCCGCAGCGCGCGGGCTACCTGTCCAACCTCTGCGCCGCGCTGCTGAACCGCTCCAAGCGCACCGGTGACCTGCGGGACATGGACGAAGCGGTGGCCACCGGCCGCGCCGCCGCCCGGGGCGGCGGCGAGGACGACTCCGAGCGGGCCCGGTACCTGACCAACCTCGGTGCGGCCCTGCGGGCGCGGTTCCAACGGGCCGGCGAGCCGGGCGACATCGACGAGGCGGTGGAGGCGAGCCGCGCCGCCGCCTCGGCCGCACGCGCGGACGACCCTCGCCGGGGCCTGTTCCTGACCAACCTCGCCGTCGCCCTGCAGTCCCGGTTCCAGCGCACCGGGACGCTCACGGATGTGCACGAGGCCGTGGAGGCGAGCCGCGCCGCCGTCCGGACCGGTCCGCGGAGTGCGGGCTTCCTGTCCAACCTCTGCCTCGTCCTGCTGGACCGCTTCAACCGCACCGGGATGCTCGCGGACGTGGACGAAGCGGTGGAGGCGGGCCGCGCCGCCGTCCGGGCGGCGCCCGACGGACACCCCGACCAGGCCGTGAGCCTGACCGGTCTCAGTTCCGCCCTGAGGTTCCGCTTCCAGGGCACCGGGATGCTCGCGGACGTGGACGAGGCCGTGGAGGCGGGCCGCGCCGCCGTCCGGGCCACCCCCGACCGGCACCCAGAACGCGCGGCACGCCTGGCGGGCCTCGGCGCCTGCCTGCGGATGCGGTTCGAGCGCACCGGGGACCCGGGGGACGTGCACGAGGCCGTGGAGGCGGGGCGCGCCGTCCTGCGGATCGTCCCCGACGGCCACCCTCAACGCGCGGCGTACCTGGCCGAGTTCGCGGTCGCCTCGCAGCTGCGGTTCGAGCGCGGCGGAGCCCTCGGGGACCTGGATGAGGCGGTGGAGGCGAGTCGCGCCGCCGGCAGGCTCACTCCTGACGGCCACCCCCGGACCATGCACCTGGTCAGCCTCTGTATCGCCCTGCGGACGAGGTTCGAGCGCGGCGGGGACCCGCGTGACCTGGACGAAGCGGTGGAGGCGGGCCGCGCGGCCCGCCGGGTGATGCCCGCCGACCACCCCCAACGTGCCGGCGCCCTGATGAACCTCGCGAGCGCCCTGCGACTGCGGTTCGAGCGCACCGGAGCGGCGGCCGACTCGGCGGAGGAGCGGTCCGTCTGGGAAGGCGCTGCCGAGTCGGCCGCCGCTCCACCGTGGATACGCATCCGTGCGGCGCGGGGGGCGGCGCGCCTGGCCGCGTCCTCGGACCCCGGCCGGGCGGCCGCGTTCCTGGAGCGGGCCGTACTGACGCTGCCGCAGGTGGCACCGCGCCGCCTGCGGCGAGGCGACCAGCAGCACGCCCTCGGCACCGACGCCGTCGATCTCGCCGCCGACGCGGCGGCCCTGGCCCTGACCGCCCCCGGCGGCACCGCGTCACAACGGGCCGCGCGGGCGCTGCGCCTGGTGGAGGCGGGCCGGGCCGTGCTCCTGTCCCAGGCGCTGGACACCCGGGACGACCTGTCCGAGTTGCACGTCCGGCATCCCGAACTGGCCTCGCGCTTCGTCGTCTTGCGTGACCTGCTGGACCGGGAGCAGACCGCGGCCGAGGAGGCGGCCGCGGGCGCGGGCCACGAACGGCACCGCCTGGCGGCCGAGTTGGAAGAGCTGATGGACCGCATCCGGACCCTCGAAGGCTTCACCGGCTTCGGCCTGCCCCCGACCCTCGACGCCCTCCTGAGCGAAGCCGCCCACGGCCCTGTGGTGACGTACAACATCAGCCGCTACCGCAGCGACGCGCTGCTCCTCACCGGCGAGGGCATCACCTCCTGCCCCCTGCCCCTCCTCACGGAGAAGGCCCTCTACACCCAACTGGAGACCTTCCACCAGGCATTGGGCGAGGTGACAGCGCCCGACGGCGACCGGATCGCCGCGCAGCGGTCCCTGCGCGGCGTACTGGAATGGCTCTGGGAGGCGGCCGCGGAGCCGGTCCTCTCGGCCCTGGCGGCGACGTCGGACATGGCCGCGAGGGCTCGGCCCGGGGAGCTGCCGCGGGTGTGGTGGGCGCCGGGCGGTCTGCTGGGACTGCTGCCCCTGCACGCGGCGGGCTTCCACACCGACCAGGGCGACGCGGCACGGCGCCGCACGGTCCTGGACCGGGTGATCTCCTCCTACACGCCCACCGTCCGAGCCCTGCGCCACGCCCGCAGGAGCCGCCTCCTGCCGTCGCCCGCCGACGAGCCCCGGTCCCTGATCATCGCCATGCCGAACACGCCCGGCCTCAGCCCCTTGGCGCACGCCGCCGAGGAAGCCCGCCGGATCCACCCCCTGCTGCCCCGCCCGGTCCACCTCACGGCACCCGGCCCCACCGCCGACGGCGCCCCGCCCCCGCCGAGCCGCGGAACCCCGACCACGGACACCGTCCTCGCCTGCCTTCCGCAGTACGCCGTGGCCCACTTCGCCTGCCATGCCGAGAGCGACCACACCGACCCCGCCCAGAGCCGCCTGCTCCTGAACGACCACGCCACCACCCCGCTGACCGTCGCCGCACTGGCCCGGATGGACCTCACCCACGCACAGCTGGCCTACCTCTCTGCCTGTAGCACCGCGGACCCCGGCAGCTTCGATCTGCTGGACGAGGCCATCCATCTCACCAGCGCGTTCCAGCTCGCGGGCTTCCCCCACGTCATCGGGACACTGTGGCCGGTCAGCGACCGCCTGGCCGCCGACATCGCCGAGTCCTTCTACACCCACCTGACCCCCGACCCGCCCGGCGGCACGCTCACCCCTGCCCGGTCCGCCACGGCCCTGCACCACACCATCCGGGCGATCCGCGACCGCTACCCGGCGACGCCGTCCCTCTGGGCGGGCCACCTGCACGCGGGCGCGTAG
- a CDS encoding DUF4190 domain-containing protein: protein MSAYGSPSATSSGSRTNGLAVAGLVCGIVGLFFLSIILGPLAIIFGAVALRQKTGSGGMAKAAVILGVIDVILFIVLMVLAASGEFSWYVGG from the coding sequence ATGTCGGCTTACGGAAGTCCGTCAGCGACTTCTTCCGGGTCCCGCACGAACGGCCTCGCGGTGGCCGGACTCGTCTGCGGCATCGTCGGACTGTTCTTTCTCAGCATCATCCTGGGACCGCTCGCGATCATCTTCGGTGCGGTCGCCCTGCGTCAGAAGACCGGCAGCGGCGGCATGGCGAAGGCCGCCGTCATCCTGGGCGTCATCGACGTGATCCTGTTCATCGTCCTGATGGTGCTCGCCGCGTCCGGCGAGTTCAGCTGGTACGTCGGCGGCTGA
- a CDS encoding phage holin family protein: MGRGRWRRAGSALWRVVAVWAVSTLTMLVLAGILPDFKLQSDDGDSATRIAVTAAWGAGAFGLLSALVWPLLVRALLLVPALVLGLLAFFLNGSLLLLALSLIPEGRGEAGAETAVVVAAVMSAVASAAGGALAVRDDDAYRRRLYRLADRRRRRGTPGQPGPIAPGTVFIQLDGVGHDVLTAAVAKGLMPTVARWLGQSPAGSLPTHRLTPWRTDWSSQTGASQLGILHGSNFDVPAFRWYEKDTGEVMVSNRPASAVELQRRAVRRTGDSGLLTVDGASRGNLFSGGAGQLALVLSVAARRGKENRSRAGYFAYFSDPANAVRTALSFVAEVFREIGESTRARVERRRPRVSRGGLYPFIRAFATVVERDVVVAAVIGDMLAGRSAVYADLVAYDEVAHHSGPTGRDVEKVLRRLDRSLALLAQVAEHAPRAYRIVLLSDHGQSPGETFRARYGLTLADLVRAGCGLPVPRRAQRTHSGAEARAAVRAALRRPVEEGADEHRPARRAEPIVLASGNLGLVSFPDVRHRMTREEIDRRHPALLPTLANHPGVGFLLVRSAERGPLVLGARGAEVYLDEDPADLGPLADFGPGALEAVRRTDGFPHTADIMVNSWYDPQDGEVLAFEEQIGSHGGLGGAQSRPFLLSPLVLSEPVADGEELVGAEQVHRVLRRWLGEALEPLMPVTGAAPLPAEASVPVDDSPSGAPTGAALAVVDHAPQDKTR; encoded by the coding sequence GTGGGGAGAGGGCGATGGCGCAGGGCCGGCAGTGCTCTGTGGCGGGTGGTCGCCGTATGGGCCGTCAGCACGCTGACGATGCTCGTACTCGCCGGGATCCTGCCGGACTTCAAGCTCCAGTCCGACGACGGCGACAGCGCCACCCGGATCGCGGTCACCGCCGCCTGGGGCGCGGGCGCCTTCGGTCTGCTCTCCGCGCTGGTGTGGCCGCTGCTGGTCCGCGCCCTGCTGCTCGTACCCGCCCTGGTGCTCGGCCTGCTCGCCTTCTTCCTCAACGGCTCGCTGCTGCTGCTCGCCCTGAGCCTCATCCCCGAGGGCCGCGGCGAAGCTGGCGCGGAGACCGCCGTGGTCGTCGCCGCGGTCATGTCGGCCGTCGCCTCGGCCGCGGGCGGCGCCCTCGCCGTCCGGGACGACGACGCCTACCGGCGCCGGCTCTACCGCCTCGCCGACCGCCGCCGGCGGCGCGGCACCCCGGGGCAGCCGGGCCCCATCGCCCCCGGCACGGTCTTCATCCAGCTCGACGGCGTCGGCCACGACGTCCTGACCGCCGCCGTCGCCAAGGGCCTGATGCCCACCGTCGCCCGCTGGCTGGGCCAGAGCCCCGCGGGCAGCCTCCCCACCCACCGGCTCACCCCGTGGCGCACCGACTGGTCCAGCCAGACCGGCGCCAGCCAGCTCGGCATCCTGCACGGCTCCAACTTCGACGTGCCCGCCTTCCGGTGGTACGAGAAGGACACCGGCGAGGTCATGGTCAGCAACCGCCCCGCCTCCGCCGTCGAACTCCAGCGCCGGGCCGTGCGGCGCACCGGCGACAGCGGTCTGCTCACCGTCGACGGCGCCAGCCGCGGCAACCTCTTCAGCGGCGGCGCCGGACAGCTCGCCCTCGTGCTCTCCGTGGCCGCGAGGCGGGGCAAGGAGAACCGGTCGCGGGCCGGGTACTTCGCCTACTTCTCCGACCCCGCCAACGCGGTGCGCACCGCCCTGTCCTTCGTGGCGGAGGTCTTCCGCGAGATCGGCGAGTCCACCCGCGCCCGCGTCGAGCGGCGCCGCCCGCGCGTGAGCCGCGGCGGGCTCTATCCGTTCATCCGCGCCTTCGCGACCGTCGTGGAACGGGACGTGGTGGTCGCCGCCGTCATCGGGGACATGCTCGCCGGGCGCAGCGCCGTCTACGCCGACCTCGTCGCGTACGACGAGGTGGCGCACCACTCGGGGCCCACCGGCCGCGACGTGGAGAAGGTCCTCAGGCGCCTGGACCGCTCGCTCGCCCTGCTCGCCCAGGTCGCCGAGCACGCGCCGCGCGCCTACCGCATCGTGCTGCTCTCCGACCACGGTCAGAGCCCGGGGGAGACCTTCCGCGCCCGCTACGGCCTGACCCTCGCCGACCTCGTCCGGGCCGGCTGCGGACTGCCCGTGCCGCGCAGGGCGCAGCGTACGCACAGCGGCGCCGAGGCCCGTGCCGCGGTGCGGGCCGCGTTGCGCCGCCCGGTCGAGGAGGGCGCCGACGAGCACCGCCCGGCCCGGCGCGCGGAGCCGATCGTGCTCGCCTCCGGCAACCTCGGGCTCGTCTCCTTCCCCGACGTACGGCACCGCATGACCCGCGAGGAGATCGACCGCCGCCACCCGGCGCTGCTGCCGACCCTCGCCAACCATCCGGGCGTCGGCTTCCTCCTCGTACGCAGTGCGGAGCGCGGCCCGCTGGTGCTGGGCGCGCGCGGGGCCGAGGTGTACCTGGACGAGGACCCGGCCGATCTCGGGCCGCTTGCCGACTTCGGGCCGGGCGCCCTGGAGGCCGTGCGGCGCACCGACGGCTTTCCGCACACCGCCGACATCATGGTCAACTCCTGGTACGACCCGCAGGACGGTGAAGTCCTCGCCTTCGAGGAGCAGATCGGCTCGCACGGCGGGCTCGGCGGCGCGCAGTCCCGCCCCTTCCTCCTGTCACCGCTCGTCCTCTCCGAGCCGGTGGCGGACGGCGAGGAGCTGGTCGGCGCCGAACAGGTCCACCGCGTCCTGCGGCGCTGGCTCGGCGAGGCCCTGGAGCCCCTGATGCCGGTGACCGGCGCCGCTCCGCTCCCGGCGGAGGCTTCCGTTCCGGTGGATGATTCCCCGTCCGGCGCCCCCACGGGCGCAGCTCTTGCGGTCGTCGACCATGCCCCGCAGGACAAAACGCGCTGA
- a CDS encoding MarR family winged helix-turn-helix transcriptional regulator: MTNVSTSQNGTTNSPQKGTTAPDQRPIALVAWQVTEAILRHTQAALARIDLTQPQWWALNNIVRAEHGLTREEIRALDVPYGLGTEVMALGADALVYRGWLTGGADGRLTLTDQGRAGLATAKEHMARVRAELVGDITEEEYAATVSVLQRVTDNLT; encoded by the coding sequence ATGACGAACGTGAGCACCTCGCAGAACGGCACCACAAATAGCCCGCAGAAAGGCACCACCGCACCCGACCAACGGCCCATCGCCCTCGTCGCCTGGCAGGTCACCGAGGCGATCCTGCGGCACACGCAGGCCGCCCTGGCGCGCATCGACCTGACCCAGCCCCAATGGTGGGCGCTCAACAACATCGTCCGGGCCGAGCACGGCCTGACCAGGGAAGAAATTCGTGCCCTGGACGTGCCGTACGGACTGGGCACCGAGGTGATGGCCCTCGGCGCCGATGCGCTCGTGTACCGGGGCTGGCTCACCGGTGGCGCGGACGGCCGACTGACCCTCACGGACCAGGGCCGCGCGGGCCTCGCGACGGCGAAGGAGCACATGGCCCGAGTACGCGCGGAACTCGTCGGTGACATCACGGAGGAGGAGTACGCGGCGACGGTATCCGTGCTCCAGCGCGTCACCGACAACCTCACCTGA
- a CDS encoding MBL fold metallo-hydrolase — translation MTQQAEQQTTTRQARTRQGPGQGPGPLVPPRPPGGARRWPRSFADRLTAPLPGLRAFARFAREGALRPGPEGLADIRRLPYEPGPLPRVDHRTVAVTWAGHASWVVRIGGLTVLTDPVWSRKILGTPARVTPVGVAWSALPRVDAVVISHNHYDHLDAPTLRRLPRDTPVLVPAGLGRWFTRRRFSRVTELDWWEGAEVDGVRFDFVPAHHWSKRSLLDTCRTLWGGWVMTDGQGQRVYFAGDTGYGHWFERIGDRYPGIDLALLPIGAYDPRWWLSDVHCDPEEAVRAAIDLGARRMAPMHWGTFLLSAEPVLEPLTRVRAAWERTGRPREDLWDLPVGASRVLDRSSAAAG, via the coding sequence GTGACCCAGCAGGCGGAGCAGCAGACGACGACACGGCAGGCGAGGACACGGCAGGGCCCCGGCCAAGGCCCCGGCCCGCTCGTCCCGCCACGCCCGCCCGGCGGCGCGCGCCGGTGGCCGCGGTCGTTCGCCGACCGGCTGACCGCGCCGCTGCCCGGACTGCGCGCGTTCGCCCGGTTCGCCCGCGAGGGCGCCCTGCGGCCCGGGCCCGAAGGCCTCGCCGACATCCGGCGGCTGCCGTACGAACCGGGCCCGCTGCCCCGCGTCGACCACCGCACCGTCGCCGTCACCTGGGCCGGGCACGCCAGTTGGGTCGTACGCATCGGTGGCCTCACAGTCCTCACGGACCCCGTCTGGTCCCGCAAGATCCTCGGCACGCCGGCCCGCGTCACCCCCGTGGGCGTCGCCTGGAGCGCGCTGCCCCGCGTCGACGCGGTCGTCATCAGCCACAACCACTACGACCACCTGGACGCCCCGACCCTGCGCAGGCTCCCGAGGGACACGCCCGTTCTCGTCCCCGCCGGGCTCGGCCGCTGGTTCACCCGCCGCCGCTTCAGCCGCGTCACCGAGCTCGACTGGTGGGAGGGCGCGGAAGTGGACGGCGTGCGCTTCGACTTCGTGCCCGCCCACCACTGGTCCAAGCGGAGCCTGCTCGACACTTGCCGCACGCTGTGGGGCGGCTGGGTCATGACGGACGGCCAGGGGCAGCGCGTCTACTTCGCGGGCGACACCGGCTACGGCCACTGGTTCGAGCGGATCGGCGACCGCTACCCCGGCATCGACCTCGCGCTGCTGCCCATCGGGGCGTACGACCCGCGCTGGTGGCTCAGCGACGTCCACTGCGACCCCGAGGAGGCCGTCCGGGCGGCGATCGACCTGGGCGCGCGGCGGATGGCCCCCATGCACTGGGGCACGTTCCTGCTCTCCGCCGAGCCGGTCCTCGAACCGCTCACCCGGGTGCGGGCCGCCTGGGAGCGGACGGGGCGCCCCCGCGAGGACCTGTGGGACCTGCCGGTGGGAGCCTCGCGGGTGCTGGATCGAAGCTCCGCAGCTGCCGGGTGA
- a CDS encoding DUF6345 domain-containing protein, translating to MRINYSDRGPSPLEPEKPGAAGERDSTFGWWGAFSIQKFVNQSPLFHTHADATGWLAYLQQFYDRNFWFADGGAQVWAYEETYDNWQDRYGMDAVCAVYHSGHGGMDGDGVFFAPLGAAWDGRSDAVSNRMALGNEKANYVFWSTCDSLKVTGGHSPIRTWAGPNIGFRMIFGFETVSIDSPDYGKKFWEKWRAGQTYCDAWLNASWDIHHGQAPSVAAAGATQAEAVNRLDTERNFYREHVPDNWYAWRWYNAREGIREPLTQLPGQRRIVRLAPRGAGTELARLGQLADFPSAALQEVQVEQLGVLNASSGDRVVSTDPHGIRWVRLAAPNHRNTQQLATDRAIQAARAFAERYVEGAELVVDGVHDLMQNSGAKDGSETGRPVSLETHVTFRQVFDGVPVITPDRGLIRVGLDNDGTVVQSQIATREATGVTREPSTDVAPPEPGAAGPRRRRERDPREALDAAQRTLLAHLAAVTADEPERQGAASARDLQVQDVPGTFEVGYELEGDEAYPVARKLIQIGAPDSMFRTRRWVVAPLAR from the coding sequence ATGCGCATCAACTACTCGGACCGCGGTCCTTCGCCGCTGGAACCGGAGAAGCCGGGAGCCGCGGGCGAGCGAGACTCGACCTTCGGCTGGTGGGGGGCCTTCAGCATCCAGAAGTTCGTCAACCAGTCGCCGCTCTTCCACACCCACGCCGACGCCACAGGCTGGCTGGCGTACCTCCAGCAGTTCTACGACCGCAACTTCTGGTTCGCCGACGGCGGCGCCCAGGTGTGGGCGTACGAGGAGACGTACGACAACTGGCAGGACCGGTACGGGATGGACGCCGTCTGCGCCGTCTACCACTCCGGTCACGGGGGCATGGACGGCGACGGCGTGTTCTTCGCGCCGCTCGGTGCCGCCTGGGACGGGCGCAGCGACGCCGTCTCGAACAGGATGGCGCTCGGCAACGAGAAGGCGAACTATGTCTTCTGGTCGACCTGTGACTCGCTGAAGGTCACCGGGGGCCATTCGCCGATCCGTACGTGGGCCGGGCCCAACATCGGTTTCCGGATGATCTTCGGGTTCGAGACCGTCAGCATCGACAGCCCGGACTACGGCAAGAAGTTCTGGGAGAAGTGGCGGGCCGGGCAGACGTACTGCGACGCCTGGCTGAACGCCAGCTGGGACATCCACCACGGGCAGGCGCCCTCGGTCGCCGCGGCCGGCGCCACCCAGGCCGAGGCCGTCAACCGCCTCGACACCGAGCGCAACTTCTACCGCGAGCACGTGCCGGACAACTGGTACGCGTGGCGCTGGTACAACGCCCGCGAAGGCATCAGGGAGCCGCTCACCCAACTGCCCGGACAGCGGCGGATCGTACGGCTGGCGCCCCGCGGCGCGGGCACCGAGCTGGCCCGGCTCGGGCAGCTGGCCGACTTCCCGTCGGCGGCGCTGCAAGAGGTGCAGGTCGAACAGCTCGGCGTGCTCAACGCCTCCTCCGGTGACCGCGTCGTCTCCACCGACCCGCACGGCATCCGCTGGGTCAGGCTCGCCGCGCCCAACCACCGCAACACCCAGCAGCTGGCCACCGACCGCGCGATCCAGGCGGCGCGGGCGTTCGCCGAGCGGTACGTGGAGGGCGCCGAACTGGTCGTCGACGGCGTGCACGACCTGATGCAGAACTCCGGGGCCAAGGACGGCTCCGAGACCGGGCGCCCGGTCTCCCTGGAGACGCACGTGACGTTCCGGCAGGTCTTCGACGGCGTACCCGTCATCACGCCGGACCGCGGCCTGATCCGCGTCGGTCTCGACAACGACGGCACGGTCGTCCAGTCGCAGATCGCGACCCGCGAGGCCACCGGCGTGACGCGCGAGCCGAGTACGGACGTCGCGCCGCCCGAGCCTGGAGCGGCAGGCCCGCGGCGGCGCCGGGAGCGCGACCCGCGCGAGGCGCTCGACGCGGCGCAGCGGACGCTGCTCGCCCACCTCGCGGCGGTCACCGCCGACGAGCCGGAGCGCCAGGGCGCCGCTTCGGCGCGGGACCTCCAGGTCCAGGACGTGCCGGGCACCTTCGAGGTCGGCTATGAACTGGAGGGCGACGAGGCCTACCCCGTTGCCCGCAAGCTGATCCAGATCGGGGCGCCGGACAGCATGTTCCGGACCCGGCGCTGGGTCGTGGCGCCGCTGGCGCGGTAG
- a CDS encoding DedA family protein: MNLAAAAQVAPASTQQAVAYPSLFLLVVIGALVPVVPTGALVSSAAVVALHQETPSLSLPVVFGVAALAAFLGDIALYWLGQRGMRSKNGSRWLQAIRDRAPEERLAQAQAKLEDHGVMVLVLSRLVPAGRIPVMLACLMAKMPVRRFARGDVPACLAWAVTYQLIGILGGSLFKEPWEGVVLAVALTVLISAAPTVWRKVRRAPA, from the coding sequence GTGAACCTCGCCGCGGCGGCCCAGGTGGCGCCCGCGAGCACCCAGCAGGCGGTCGCCTATCCGTCGCTGTTCCTGCTGGTGGTGATCGGCGCGCTGGTGCCGGTGGTGCCGACGGGCGCGCTGGTCAGTTCGGCGGCGGTCGTGGCCCTGCACCAGGAGACGCCGTCGCTCTCGCTGCCCGTCGTCTTCGGCGTCGCGGCGCTCGCGGCGTTCCTCGGCGACATCGCCCTGTACTGGCTGGGGCAGCGCGGAATGCGGTCGAAGAACGGTTCGCGCTGGCTCCAGGCGATCCGTGACCGGGCGCCCGAGGAGCGGCTCGCGCAGGCGCAGGCCAAGCTGGAGGACCACGGGGTGATGGTCCTCGTGCTGTCCCGGCTGGTCCCCGCCGGGCGGATCCCGGTGATGCTGGCGTGCCTGATGGCGAAGATGCCGGTGCGGCGGTTCGCGCGCGGGGACGTGCCCGCGTGCCTCGCGTGGGCGGTGACGTACCAGTTGATCGGCATCCTCGGCGGCTCGCTGTTCAAGGAGCCGTGGGAGGGCGTCGTGCTCGCGGTCGCGCTGACGGTGCTGATCAGCGCGGCGCCGACCGTGTGGCGCAAGGTCCGGCGGGCCCCGGCGTAG